In Roseisolibacter agri, one genomic interval encodes:
- a CDS encoding alanine racemase: MPLYLEQLETPAPVVDLDRLAMNLDRMAAYAAVHGLQLRPHVKTHKAPRIAAEQLRLGAVGLTCATVREAEVMSELTDDLLLAFPITGTTRLRRLMNIPPRVRLTVMLDSQRTAVQLAAAADEVGREVHVFVEQDVGMRRTGVQDAAAVVQLAEFVAERAPLKYDGLGFYPGHIRAAIGAQQPQLASLAQTLGASLEALDRAGLTPRVVSGGSTPAAWRMHEVAGITEVRPGTYVYNDRATAAVGACEWDECALTVLATVVSTSVPGQAVIDAGTKALGREPIDGARAPGADETQTAGFGALLDRPEVIVTRMSEEHGILDLSRTEWRPRVGDQVRVVPNHVCIVVHLNDVIYGVRGQDVVETKWPVTARGREAPEAVPAW; the protein is encoded by the coding sequence ATGCCCCTGTATCTGGAGCAGCTCGAGACGCCGGCTCCGGTGGTCGACCTCGACCGCCTGGCCATGAACCTGGACCGCATGGCGGCGTACGCCGCCGTGCACGGGCTGCAGCTGCGGCCGCACGTGAAGACGCACAAGGCGCCGCGCATCGCCGCCGAGCAGCTGCGGCTGGGCGCCGTGGGGCTGACGTGCGCCACGGTGCGCGAGGCGGAGGTCATGAGCGAGCTGACCGACGACCTGCTGCTCGCCTTCCCGATCACCGGCACGACGCGCCTGCGGCGGCTGATGAACATCCCGCCGCGCGTGCGCCTGACGGTGATGCTCGACTCGCAGCGCACCGCCGTGCAGCTCGCGGCGGCCGCGGACGAGGTGGGGCGCGAGGTCCACGTGTTCGTGGAGCAGGACGTCGGCATGCGGCGCACGGGTGTGCAGGACGCGGCGGCCGTGGTGCAGCTGGCCGAGTTCGTGGCGGAGCGCGCGCCGTTGAAGTACGACGGGCTGGGATTCTATCCCGGGCACATCCGCGCGGCAATCGGCGCGCAGCAGCCGCAGCTCGCGTCGCTCGCACAGACGCTGGGCGCGTCGCTGGAGGCGCTGGACCGGGCGGGCCTCACGCCACGCGTGGTGAGCGGCGGCTCGACGCCCGCCGCGTGGCGCATGCACGAGGTGGCGGGGATCACCGAGGTGCGTCCGGGCACGTACGTCTACAACGACCGCGCGACGGCGGCGGTGGGCGCCTGCGAGTGGGACGAGTGCGCGCTGACGGTGCTGGCGACGGTCGTGAGCACGAGCGTCCCGGGCCAGGCGGTGATCGATGCCGGCACGAAGGCGCTGGGCCGCGAGCCGATCGACGGCGCGCGCGCACCGGGCGCCGACGAGACGCAGACGGCGGGCTTCGGCGCGCTGCTCGACCGCCCCGAGGTGATCGTCACGCGCATGAGCGAGGAGCACGGCATCCTCGACCTGTCGCGCACCGAGTGGCGGCCCAGGGTCGGCGATCAGGTGCGCGTCGTCCCGAACCACGTGTGCATCGTGGTGCACCTGAACGACGTCATTTACGGCGTTCGCGGACAGGACGTCGTCGAGACGAAGTGGCCGGTGACCGCGCGAGGGCGTGAGGCGCCGGAGGCCGTGCCGGCCTGGTAG
- a CDS encoding RidA family protein: MSTSAPDSAGAPRAWQPVSLGADVPPPRGAYSPGVRAGDFLFISGQVPRDLRTGALIGEDVTEQSRQTLANLRTVVEAAGGTLADIVSVAVHLQHSDDWGAFDAVYREHFTAPFPTRTVVGASLRGILVEVTAVAYLGKR, translated from the coding sequence ATGTCGACCTCCGCCCCCGATTCCGCCGGCGCGCCGCGCGCGTGGCAGCCCGTCTCCCTCGGCGCCGACGTCCCGCCGCCGCGCGGCGCGTACTCGCCCGGCGTGCGCGCCGGTGACTTCCTCTTCATCTCGGGGCAGGTGCCGCGCGACCTGCGCACGGGCGCGCTCATCGGCGAGGACGTCACGGAGCAGTCGCGGCAGACGCTCGCCAACCTCCGCACCGTCGTGGAGGCGGCGGGCGGCACGCTGGCCGACATCGTCTCGGTCGCGGTGCACCTGCAGCACTCGGACGACTGGGGCGCGTTCGACGCGGTCTACCGCGAGCACTTCACGGCGCCGTTCCCCACGCGCACGGTCGTCGGCGCGTCCCTGCGCGGCATCCTGGTCGAGGTGACGGCGGTCGCGTACCTCGGCAAGCGCTGA
- a CDS encoding alpha/beta hydrolase, with amino-acid sequence MSEQPAARSAHVEVPRTARYWHAGAADAREVWVALHGYGQLAEYFVRHFVPFAGDDRLVVAPEALSRFYVGAGEGGGHGAMRVGATWMTREDREAEIADYVRWLDAALDDATHGLDASRAQLHVLGFSQGTVTACRWLAHRHRRGLAPAARVVLWGGEIPHDLDLARDGDALRATSLTMVVGDADEFATPAMIDRQRARLDAAQAPYTIVRYAGGHRLERDTLERVLRGEG; translated from the coding sequence GTGAGCGAGCAGCCCGCGGCCCGCAGCGCGCACGTCGAGGTCCCGCGCACGGCGCGCTACTGGCACGCCGGCGCGGCCGACGCGCGCGAGGTGTGGGTCGCGCTGCACGGCTACGGGCAGCTGGCCGAGTACTTCGTGCGGCACTTCGTGCCGTTCGCGGGCGACGACCGGCTGGTCGTCGCGCCCGAGGCGCTGTCGCGCTTCTACGTCGGTGCCGGCGAGGGCGGCGGCCACGGCGCGATGCGCGTCGGCGCCACGTGGATGACGCGCGAGGACCGCGAGGCGGAGATCGCGGACTATGTGCGCTGGCTCGACGCGGCGCTCGACGACGCGACGCACGGCCTCGATGCGTCACGCGCGCAGCTGCACGTCCTGGGGTTCTCGCAGGGCACGGTCACGGCGTGCCGCTGGCTGGCGCACCGCCACCGGCGCGGGCTCGCACCGGCCGCGCGCGTGGTGCTGTGGGGCGGCGAGATCCCGCACGACCTCGACCTCGCGCGCGACGGCGACGCGCTGCGCGCCACCTCGCTGACGATGGTCGTGGGCGACGCCGACGAGTTCGCGACGCCGGCGATGATCGACCGGCAGCGCGCGCGCCTCGACGCGGCGCAGGCGCCGTACACGATCGTGCGCTACGCGGGCGGCCACCGGCTGGAGCGGGACACGCTCGAGCGCGTCCTGCGTGGCGAGGGCTGA
- a CDS encoding RNA-binding S4 domain-containing protein: MSDDKVRLDKWLWAARFFKTRSLATEAVDGGKVDVNGARAKPAKLVGPGDELKVTVGSQRYVLRVTGTGERRGSAEVARTLYEETEESQAQRAKVAEQHRLMATSVEFDPGRPSKKDRRDLRKFRER, translated from the coding sequence GTGAGCGACGACAAGGTCCGCCTCGACAAGTGGCTGTGGGCGGCGCGCTTCTTCAAGACGCGCTCGCTCGCGACCGAAGCCGTCGACGGCGGGAAGGTGGACGTCAACGGCGCGCGCGCGAAGCCCGCGAAGCTCGTGGGCCCCGGCGACGAGCTGAAGGTGACCGTCGGCTCGCAGCGCTACGTGCTGCGCGTGACCGGTACGGGTGAGCGGCGTGGCTCGGCGGAAGTGGCGCGCACGCTCTACGAGGAGACCGAGGAGAGCCAGGCGCAGCGCGCGAAGGTCGCCGAGCAGCACCGGCTGATGGCGACGAGCGTCGAGTTCGATCCGGGGCGACCGAGCAAGAAGGACCGCCGCGACCTGCGGAAGTTTCGGGAGCGCTGA